From Mytilus edulis chromosome 9, xbMytEdul2.2, whole genome shotgun sequence, the proteins below share one genomic window:
- the LOC139490401 gene encoding uncharacterized protein, with protein sequence MVPNMQSCAVGPALNMQPMQGSVMHCVPNQQPTVTYVTPAGSSGNPLPYGGFQGNPPPYGGLQGNPPPYGPVMCYPGVSPPPVVTAPAAKKKKNDTAKNALRLLSLF encoded by the exons ATGGTTCCGAACATGCAGTCATGTGCTGTAGGACCTGCTTTGAATATGCAGCCAATGCAAGGAAGCGTAATGCATTGTGTACCAAATCAACAGCCAACAGTGACGTATGTTACGCCAGCAG GATCATCAGGAAACCCACTACCTTATGGTGGATTTCAAGGAAACCCGCCACCGTATGGAGGACTACAAGGAAACCCACCACCGTATGGGCCTGTAATGTGCTATCCAGGTGTCAGTCCTCCTCCAGTGGTCACGGCACCAGCtgccaaaaagaaaaagaatgatACAGCAAAGAATGCTCTCAGACTACTttctttgttttaa